A genomic window from Pyxidicoccus trucidator includes:
- a CDS encoding FIST signal transduction protein: protein MAQVKMHTARTTLKEPDAAAEDLLSQLGGTHPRLVTMFASRERDQVALNRAVRARLPQGTRLIGATTAGELDNTGIHEGSVVLSALSGDFEVGLGLGSGLSVDAIGAGAAAIKRACEDLGVRQQDLDPRRYVGLVIDDGFRYKKEELLLGILEKSQTLVLVGGGASDDNRDPAKQSALVHVDGEVAGDAVLVALFKTNAPWAALRSHWYVPTGEKLTITRVDESHTRALEIDGQPAAKRYAEILGVEDVNQLEFGTPHGFAVRPTALRVGREYFIRAAWKPQEDGSILFANLLEEGTELELMKMGDMAGMTRAFFTEELPRRVQNPQAALLFHCGGRMWYASATNTVSQLAETLKAAPTAAGMNVHFEIYSGFHINTTLTTLVFGAN, encoded by the coding sequence ATGGCACAAGTGAAGATGCATACGGCCCGCACCACGTTGAAGGAGCCGGATGCCGCCGCGGAGGACCTCCTCAGCCAGCTGGGGGGCACGCACCCCCGGCTGGTGACGATGTTCGCCTCGCGCGAGAGGGACCAGGTGGCCCTCAACCGCGCGGTGCGCGCCCGGCTGCCCCAGGGCACGCGCCTCATCGGCGCCACCACCGCGGGCGAGCTGGACAACACCGGCATCCACGAGGGCAGCGTCGTGCTGTCCGCGCTGTCCGGTGACTTCGAGGTGGGCCTGGGCCTGGGCAGCGGCCTGTCCGTGGACGCCATCGGCGCCGGCGCGGCCGCAATCAAGCGCGCCTGCGAGGATTTGGGCGTGCGCCAGCAGGACCTGGACCCGCGCAGGTATGTCGGCCTCGTCATCGACGACGGCTTCCGCTACAAGAAGGAAGAGCTGCTGCTCGGCATCCTGGAGAAGAGCCAGACGCTGGTGCTCGTCGGCGGCGGCGCCAGCGACGACAACCGGGACCCGGCGAAGCAGTCCGCCCTCGTCCACGTGGACGGCGAGGTGGCTGGCGACGCGGTGCTGGTGGCCCTCTTCAAGACCAACGCCCCCTGGGCCGCGCTCCGCTCGCACTGGTACGTGCCCACCGGCGAGAAGCTCACGATTACCAGGGTGGACGAGAGCCACACCCGCGCGCTCGAAATCGACGGCCAGCCGGCCGCGAAGCGCTACGCGGAAATCCTCGGCGTGGAGGACGTGAATCAGCTCGAGTTCGGCACCCCCCATGGCTTCGCGGTGCGCCCCACCGCCCTGCGCGTGGGCCGCGAGTACTTCATCCGCGCCGCCTGGAAGCCCCAGGAGGACGGCTCCATCCTCTTCGCCAACCTCCTGGAGGAGGGCACCGAGCTGGAGCTGATGAAGATGGGCGACATGGCCGGCATGACGCGCGCCTTCTTCACCGAGGAGCTCCCCCGCCGGGTGCAGAACCCCCAGGCTGCTCTCCTGTTCCACTGTGGTGGGCGTATGTGGTACGCGAGCGCCACCAATACCGTGTCGCAGCTCGCGGAAACCCTCAAGGCCGCACCCACCGCCGCTGGGATGAACGTGCACTTCGAGATCTACTCGGGCTTCCACATCAACACCACGCTGACCACGCTGGTGTTTGGGGCGAACTAG
- a CDS encoding response regulator, whose product MPNAEISDNASLLLVGSERECQRVEEALASAGVMVKTERATTPAAAEAALSQTWSLALCGSEVPGMGFAELQALWRRYGKELPFVVLSRDWSEDTLQASVRAGALDYVTEDRFSRLAPVVSRELRMTADRRRHTATAEELVRTNYLMENIIDALPFVLFVKDAETRRLVVANKTFAEAFRTTKQWLLGKLDHDYFPKEQADSFVAIDTAILESKTMRAFEEVARAGGEDRIFATRKIPLVDEHGAARFVLGVTEDITDRKQHEELLRASQAELLAANKQLAASLEEIKRTRAVSARSLASYQQRALQMEIIRQQNEDLDRLAQELAVAKRNEEERAREAEAAARLKSEFLANFSHEIRTPLNGIIGYCDLLMREEGTRLTAHGRRDLNVVKTNAKTLLALINDILDLSKIEAGRVEVVTEQVDVQELADECLATVKEYLKGKDVALTTHIDPASRMLRSDALKLRQIMLNLLSNAAKFTETGEVSLSLAPEGSEVVMRVEDTGVGIPADQLAFIFEKFRQVDGSTTRKVGGTGLGLAIVRELSRVLGGTVSVTSTLGRGSTFTVRLPSSLDAPVGGIGVTSHPSERGVPVSEVVQHLSAMAQPGSTVLVVDDDPLMQQLVAGQLEPAGFKVVGAEDGISALKRARELRPQAILLDIHLPKLDGWSVLSQLKGEPSLASIPVILISVEEQRARGFSLGACEYLVKPVEPERLVEVVQRCLGQVVGASNATFAGEVLVVDDDSSTRELVSRNLRRAGFSTAEARSGEDALLKARVSPPALVVLDLMMPNLDGFEVLRRLRAEKLQVPVVVLTGKTLSADEEALLRDGFAGFVKKGGHALEDVIAQAKGLLLSQRAATAGKLPRILYVEDSAQNRDIVRRYLGGLFEVIEAEDGEHGLERATRDSPDLILMDLSLPRLDGWEVTRRLRALPSAANVPVIAVTAHAGREYQDKAHAAGCTAYLTKPLDRDQLLEMIRKHLGRPHA is encoded by the coding sequence ATGCCGAACGCCGAGATTTCGGACAACGCTTCCCTGCTGCTGGTGGGCAGCGAGCGCGAGTGCCAGCGGGTGGAGGAAGCGCTCGCCAGCGCGGGCGTCATGGTGAAGACCGAGCGCGCCACCACCCCCGCCGCGGCCGAGGCCGCCCTGTCCCAGACGTGGTCGCTCGCCCTCTGCGGCTCCGAGGTGCCGGGCATGGGCTTCGCCGAGCTCCAGGCCCTGTGGCGCAGGTACGGCAAGGAGCTGCCCTTCGTGGTGCTCTCGCGCGACTGGAGCGAGGACACGCTGCAGGCCAGCGTGCGCGCCGGCGCGCTCGACTACGTCACCGAGGACCGCTTCAGCCGGCTCGCCCCGGTGGTGAGCCGCGAGCTGCGGATGACGGCCGACCGCCGCCGCCATACCGCCACGGCCGAGGAGTTGGTGCGCACCAACTACCTCATGGAGAACATCATCGACGCGCTCCCCTTCGTCCTCTTCGTGAAGGACGCGGAGACGCGCCGGCTGGTGGTGGCCAATAAAACCTTCGCGGAGGCCTTCCGCACCACCAAGCAGTGGCTGCTCGGGAAGCTGGACCACGACTACTTCCCGAAGGAGCAGGCCGACTCCTTCGTCGCCATCGACACCGCCATCCTCGAGTCGAAGACGATGCGCGCCTTCGAGGAGGTGGCCCGGGCCGGCGGAGAGGACCGCATCTTCGCCACGCGGAAGATACCGCTGGTGGACGAGCACGGCGCCGCCCGCTTCGTGCTGGGCGTCACCGAGGACATCACCGACCGCAAGCAGCACGAGGAGCTGCTGCGCGCGTCCCAGGCGGAGCTGCTGGCCGCCAACAAGCAGCTCGCCGCCAGCCTGGAGGAAATCAAGCGCACCCGCGCCGTCTCCGCCCGCTCGCTGGCGTCCTACCAGCAGCGCGCGCTGCAGATGGAAATCATCCGCCAGCAGAACGAGGACCTGGACCGGCTGGCCCAGGAGCTGGCGGTGGCCAAGCGCAACGAGGAGGAGCGCGCCCGCGAGGCCGAGGCCGCCGCCCGCCTCAAGAGCGAGTTCCTGGCCAACTTCAGCCACGAAATCCGCACCCCGCTCAACGGCATCATCGGCTACTGCGACCTGCTGATGCGCGAGGAGGGCACCCGCCTCACCGCCCACGGCCGCAGGGACCTCAACGTCGTCAAGACGAACGCCAAGACGCTGCTGGCGCTCATCAACGACATCCTGGACCTGTCCAAGATTGAAGCCGGCCGCGTGGAAGTCGTCACCGAGCAGGTGGACGTGCAGGAGCTGGCCGACGAGTGTCTGGCCACGGTGAAGGAGTACCTCAAGGGCAAGGACGTGGCCCTCACCACGCACATCGACCCGGCGTCGCGCATGCTGCGCTCGGACGCGCTGAAGCTGCGGCAAATCATGCTCAACCTCCTGAGCAACGCCGCCAAGTTCACCGAGACGGGCGAGGTGTCGCTCAGCCTGGCGCCCGAGGGCAGCGAGGTGGTGATGCGGGTGGAGGACACCGGCGTCGGCATCCCCGCGGACCAGCTGGCCTTCATCTTCGAGAAGTTCCGCCAGGTGGACGGCTCCACCACGCGCAAGGTGGGCGGCACCGGCCTGGGCCTGGCGATTGTGCGCGAGCTGTCCCGCGTGCTGGGCGGCACCGTGTCGGTGACGTCCACGCTGGGCCGCGGCTCCACCTTCACCGTGCGCCTGCCCAGCTCCCTGGACGCGCCGGTGGGCGGCATCGGCGTGACGTCGCACCCCTCCGAGCGCGGCGTGCCCGTGAGCGAGGTGGTCCAGCACCTGAGCGCCATGGCCCAGCCGGGCAGCACCGTGCTGGTGGTGGACGACGACCCGCTGATGCAGCAGCTGGTGGCGGGGCAGCTGGAGCCCGCCGGCTTCAAGGTGGTGGGCGCGGAGGACGGCATCTCCGCCCTCAAGCGCGCCCGCGAGCTGAGGCCGCAGGCCATCCTGCTGGACATCCACCTGCCCAAGCTGGACGGCTGGTCCGTGCTCAGCCAGCTCAAGGGTGAGCCGTCGCTGGCCAGCATCCCCGTCATCCTCATCTCCGTGGAGGAGCAGCGCGCGCGCGGCTTCTCGCTGGGCGCGTGCGAGTACCTGGTCAAGCCGGTGGAGCCGGAGCGGCTGGTGGAGGTGGTGCAGCGCTGCCTGGGCCAGGTGGTCGGCGCCAGCAACGCCACCTTCGCGGGCGAGGTGCTGGTGGTGGACGACGACTCCTCCACCCGCGAGCTGGTCAGCCGCAACCTGCGCCGCGCCGGCTTCTCCACCGCCGAGGCCCGCAGCGGCGAGGACGCCCTCCTCAAGGCGCGCGTCTCACCGCCGGCGCTCGTCGTGCTGGATTTGATGATGCCCAACCTGGACGGCTTCGAGGTGCTGCGCCGGCTGCGCGCGGAGAAGCTCCAGGTGCCCGTCGTCGTCCTCACCGGCAAGACGCTCTCCGCGGACGAGGAGGCCCTCCTGCGCGACGGCTTCGCCGGCTTCGTGAAGAAGGGCGGCCACGCGCTGGAGGACGTCATCGCCCAGGCCAAGGGCCTGCTGCTGTCCCAGCGCGCCGCCACCGCCGGCAAGCTGCCCCGCATCCTCTATGTGGAGGACAGCGCGCAGAACCGCGACATCGTCCGCCGCTACCTCGGCGGCCTCTTCGAGGTCATCGAGGCCGAGGACGGCGAGCACGGCCTGGAGCGGGCCACCCGCGACAGCCCGGACCTCATCCTCATGGACCTCTCCCTGCCGCGCCTGGACGGCTGGGAAGTCACGCGCCGCCTGCGCGCCCTGCCCTCCGCGGCCAACGTCCCCGTCATCGCCGTCACCGCGCACGCGGGCCGGGAGTACCAGGACAAGGCCCACGCGGCCGGCTGCACCGCCTACCTCACGAAGCCCCTTGATCGTGACCAGTTGCTCGAGATGATCCGCAAGCATCTAGGGAGACCCCATGCCTGA
- a CDS encoding response regulator — MPEEKARVLVVDDDPDLLDLVQRSLSSYGFEVLTHTSALGVSNLVRSVEPDFVLIDVNFPALKGDKVVNLARQYASAKTKFILYSASDESKLRSLALASGADGYISKSVQGEELAQRLRAFRLKPRPPTPTPAPAT; from the coding sequence ATGCCTGAAGAAAAAGCACGCGTCCTGGTGGTGGACGACGACCCGGACCTGCTCGACCTCGTCCAGCGCTCGCTGAGCTCCTACGGGTTCGAGGTGCTCACGCACACTTCCGCGCTGGGCGTCTCCAACCTCGTGCGCTCCGTGGAGCCGGACTTCGTCCTCATCGACGTGAACTTCCCCGCTCTGAAGGGCGACAAGGTCGTCAACCTGGCCCGCCAGTACGCGTCCGCCAAGACGAAGTTCATCCTCTATTCGGCCTCGGACGAGTCGAAGCTGCGCTCGCTCGCGCTGGCCTCCGGCGCCGACGGCTACATCTCCAAGAGCGTCCAGGGCGAGGAGCTCGCCCAGCGGCTGCGCGCCTTCCGCCTCAAGCCGCGTCCGCCCACCCCCACGCCCGCTCCAGCCACCTGA
- a CDS encoding tryptophan 2,3-dioxygenase family protein — MHTASDYSHAEKLRLELSEPLFNPLLKQWVGRGELDYEVYLKTATLLSLQAAEGERVSHDELLFQVVHQAQELWLKLASREAVEVVAELDGDALWGASARLERISRVLRTLAAELTVLETMTPDTYQVIRRSLGNGSGQESPGYNTFRHVAAGLEAALERLLARRGLPLRAVYTAGGPDDLKRICEQLVDADEAFQGWLFGHYQLVRRTIGVDRSVKALDGLPTQVLAGRMTLPLFRQLWDVRVELTAAWRREGGLAPGAAREGCMQAAPEPYAARPSSGGCPMHAAVAVAAAAPVEP, encoded by the coding sequence ATGCACACGGCCTCTGATTACAGTCACGCTGAAAAGTTACGCCTTGAACTCTCTGAGCCACTCTTCAACCCGCTGCTGAAGCAGTGGGTGGGCCGTGGCGAGCTGGACTACGAGGTCTACCTCAAGACAGCGACGCTGCTGTCGCTGCAGGCGGCGGAGGGGGAACGCGTCTCGCACGACGAGCTGCTGTTCCAGGTGGTGCACCAGGCGCAGGAGCTGTGGCTGAAGCTGGCCTCGCGCGAGGCGGTGGAGGTGGTGGCGGAGCTGGACGGAGACGCGCTGTGGGGGGCCTCGGCGCGGCTGGAGCGCATCAGCCGGGTGCTGCGCACGCTCGCGGCGGAGCTGACGGTGCTGGAGACGATGACGCCGGACACGTACCAGGTCATCCGGCGCAGCCTGGGCAACGGCAGCGGGCAGGAGTCCCCCGGCTACAACACGTTCCGCCATGTGGCGGCGGGGCTGGAGGCGGCGCTGGAGCGGCTGCTGGCACGGCGCGGGCTGCCGCTGAGGGCCGTCTACACGGCGGGCGGTCCGGACGACCTCAAGCGCATCTGCGAGCAGCTCGTGGACGCGGACGAGGCCTTCCAGGGCTGGCTCTTCGGGCACTACCAGCTGGTGCGCCGCACCATCGGCGTGGACCGCTCGGTGAAGGCGCTGGACGGGCTGCCCACGCAGGTGCTCGCGGGGCGGATGACGCTGCCGCTGTTCCGCCAGCTGTGGGACGTGCGGGTGGAGCTGACGGCTGCCTGGCGCCGCGAGGGAGGCCTCGCTCCCGGGGCCGCGCGCGAGGGCTGCATGCAGGCCGCGCCCGAGCCGTACGCGGCCCGTCCCAGCAGCGGAGGCTGCCCGATGCACGCCGCCGTCGCTGTCGCCGCCGCCGCCCCCGTGGAGCCATGA
- a CDS encoding methyltransferase, which produces MTPGTAPSPRALLHLLFNGARAVDVVEASLQLGLLDSLEPGPVTLGELAARHGLIPRRLYKLLDCLESLGLVRREQRSDALESARYQAVPGLRAAADAVLGPRSLERDREKYAWGELRGRLPEVLRGEHAMPSAAFDWPPRTPEQVEGFEASMTAGLPPILETFRAHAPRLWKDGGRLLDVGGGDGTLAAHLVREHPGLSVDVYNLPATAPLVARTREQHGLPPARLGFVGGNFLEEPLPRGYDALSFVRVLHDWPADTARALLEAAWEALPSGGRVLVCEEFRTPERLAAQFFWSYFLIGVDSCSSRLREVEHYLRVLRETGFLHAAVLPGPFELVVATKP; this is translated from the coding sequence ATGACCCCGGGGACCGCGCCTTCTCCCCGCGCGCTGCTGCACCTGCTCTTCAACGGCGCGCGCGCGGTGGACGTGGTGGAGGCCTCGCTCCAGCTCGGGCTGCTGGACTCGCTGGAGCCGGGCCCCGTCACCCTGGGCGAGCTGGCCGCGCGCCACGGCCTCATCCCCAGGCGCCTCTACAAGCTGCTCGACTGCCTGGAGAGCCTCGGCCTCGTGCGGCGCGAGCAGCGCTCGGACGCGTTGGAGTCCGCGCGCTACCAGGCGGTGCCCGGCCTGCGCGCGGCGGCGGACGCCGTGCTGGGCCCGCGCTCGCTCGAGAGAGACCGCGAGAAGTACGCCTGGGGCGAGCTGCGCGGGCGGCTCCCCGAGGTGCTGCGCGGCGAGCACGCCATGCCCTCCGCCGCCTTCGACTGGCCCCCGCGCACCCCCGAGCAGGTGGAGGGCTTCGAGGCCAGCATGACCGCGGGCCTGCCTCCCATCCTGGAGACGTTCCGCGCCCACGCTCCCCGTCTCTGGAAGGACGGTGGGCGCCTGCTCGACGTGGGCGGCGGCGACGGCACGCTGGCGGCGCACCTCGTCCGCGAGCACCCCGGCCTCTCGGTGGACGTCTACAACCTGCCCGCCACCGCGCCGCTGGTGGCGCGCACGCGCGAGCAGCACGGCCTGCCCCCCGCGCGCCTGGGCTTCGTCGGCGGGAACTTCCTCGAGGAGCCGCTTCCGCGCGGCTACGACGCGCTGTCCTTCGTGCGGGTGCTGCACGACTGGCCGGCGGACACCGCGCGCGCGCTGCTGGAGGCGGCCTGGGAGGCGCTGCCCTCCGGAGGCCGCGTCCTCGTCTGCGAGGAGTTCCGCACGCCGGAGCGGCTCGCCGCGCAGTTCTTCTGGTCCTACTTCCTCATCGGCGTGGACTCGTGCTCCAGCCGGCTGCGCGAGGTGGAGCACTACCTGCGCGTGCTGCGCGAGACGGGCTTCCTCCACGCCGCGGTGCTGCCCGGCCCCTTCGAGCTCGTGGTGGCCACGAAGCCCTGA
- a CDS encoding dienelactone hydrolase family protein, whose amino-acid sequence MKKQGSRRSDEGAGKAVRGLVASGEGSGTWTTQANNGEVRVPVDEGVELRGILQVPPAASGVVVLARGHGSSRRGARDLTVARLLQAEGLATLAVDLLTGAEEEAWRERDLRFNLGLFAGRIAGVARWLRRAPRTSGLRVGYLGSYTGAGAALAAAALRPEYVDAVVCRGGRVAMSTTVLARVRAPTLLIVGGQDTSALEPHRRTFAALSTEKRLEVIPGATHRFEEPGTQTQMVELAGLWFLQHLGGSRWETQPEPRALGL is encoded by the coding sequence ATGAAGAAGCAGGGTTCACGCAGGTCGGATGAGGGTGCAGGGAAGGCGGTCCGCGGACTGGTGGCTTCGGGAGAGGGCTCCGGCACCTGGACGACGCAAGCGAACAACGGCGAGGTGCGGGTGCCGGTGGACGAGGGCGTGGAGCTGCGCGGCATCCTCCAGGTGCCGCCGGCGGCCTCGGGCGTCGTGGTGCTGGCGCGCGGCCATGGCAGCAGCCGGCGCGGCGCGCGTGACTTGACGGTGGCGCGGCTCCTCCAGGCCGAGGGCCTGGCGACCCTGGCGGTAGACCTTTTGACGGGAGCGGAGGAGGAGGCGTGGCGCGAGCGCGACTTGCGCTTCAACCTGGGCCTCTTCGCCGGCCGCATCGCGGGCGTGGCGCGCTGGCTGAGGCGCGCGCCCCGGACCAGCGGCCTGCGCGTGGGCTACCTCGGCTCGTACACCGGCGCGGGCGCGGCCCTGGCCGCCGCGGCGCTGCGCCCCGAGTACGTGGACGCGGTGGTGTGCCGGGGCGGGCGGGTGGCGATGTCGACCACGGTGCTGGCGCGCGTGCGCGCTCCCACGCTGCTCATCGTCGGCGGCCAGGACACGTCCGCCCTGGAGCCGCACCGCCGCACCTTCGCCGCGCTGAGCACGGAGAAGCGGCTGGAGGTCATCCCCGGCGCCACGCACCGCTTCGAGGAGCCCGGCACGCAGACGCAGATGGTGGAGCTGGCGGGCCTCTGGTTCCTCCAGCACCTGGGCG